In Porites lutea chromosome 8, jaPorLute2.1, whole genome shotgun sequence, the genomic stretch TCTCCATTTTGTTACAATCTATTGAACATTCTGGTGCCACTGTGCTATTTTTCATGTCGACTTTTGTATAAAGACAAATTATTGATTTCTTGTTGtgtttgtttgaaaatcaaatgTCACTATGTACTAAGGTACATGATTtcccttttgttttcaattgtaGATTAGAGTATTACATTTCGCAGAGTGGCTTGAAACAGCAGCAAGCAATTTTAGAAGGTTAGTGATCATGCAGATCAGGTGTTTAAATTTTTGTGCATGAATTGTTGTCATAACGGTCGGAACACACTGATtcacaagttgcagcaacacaTCGCGGCAGCAGAGCACTCTTTGCAGTTCAGGCGACACGTCACAACAACAAATTGCTTTGTGGGTACTGCTCCCAGAGGTAGTGGCATTGTCTGAgtcatttatttactttttcgcTAACCAATTACACCATTCGTTCTCAGATCTTCGTGGGGCTGCCTTATGTTATCAGTTGTAACAATACTGTATAAGTTTCaattgatttttcattttattcataattttttaacactttttaatctttatatggaagtagatcatcgcagttatagatgcaaccttttgcagttgcgaaaagaaaggcttgtacgggattcgaacccttgacctctgctatACCGGTGCAGCGCACCGGTGTATCGCAGTTTgtgtatcgcagaggtcaagggtttgaatcctgtacaagcctgaattttttttcaggctttcttttcgcaactgcaaaagttgcttctataactgcgatgatctactttcatgtaattcttcaccccgcatttcacatatatgattttcatatattcataacttcgcTTTTTAATCTTCTCGCCCCTTTTGTTCTGCCTTAGAAAATTTTTGTAAGCTGGATGCATGTAGCAAGAACATGGCGATCAAGAAGTTGCTGAAAGAGGGGGTTACATATAACTCTCTGAGAACAATCTTTGAAGAGTGCTGCTCCTTCTTAGATTTTTTTGAAACTATGAAAAGTTATGGAATTGAACGCAAAGTGGCTAAAGTCATGGCCTTGCACTTTAGCGGGAAAGGATTTCACAACCAGGGAGCTAAACCATATTCAAAGCTGCATGAAGAGAAAACTATTGCAGACGAGTCGACAGAAGATCAAAGTAGTGGAGATCATTCCGTGCAGCAAAAGAACTCGGAATGTGTACAGCAAGTAAAGTTGGCTACTGAAGAAAGTCGGCCTGAATCTAAATCGTGTGACCAGGCTGCGGGGGGTGGCGAAGACTGGGAAAGAGCAGCAGCTACTGCAAAGCGTCAGAACTTTACTCTGAAATGTACTACCTCCACTCCTCTGAGCCTTATGGATGAAGATTTTTCATCCACTTCAGTTGCAAAAACGACGAAGGAACTGAGTCCGAAAGAAAGGCGGCAAAAGCCATCTGCAAATACTGGTTCCAAGGTTACACATTCCCCTTCTGAAGCAAGTGAGTGTCGAAAATCTGATAGCATTGGCAAGAAGCCTCAAAGTAATGTCGCAGAAGCTGAAGTTAGAACAAGGTCATCTACTCCAAAGTCAaggacgaagtcgagggaaaagAGGCGTGGGACATTAAACAAACCTGTAAAAAGTAACAAAAGGGACCCCAGGGCTAAGCGAGAGACAGTAGACTTGTCCAAGGAAAGCACAAAGGAGTTAATGAAggggaagaaaacaaaatcaaaaggTAGACCTCAGGAAACACCAGGTGATAAGAAGACTAAACCAATTGTTAGTGACATTTCTTCAAATGATTTTGAAGCAGTAGCCGAGATCAAACAGAAATCCCAAGGCCCATCTTGTGATCTGAGTCCATCCTCAGATCAAGATTCAACTGTGAAGTTGGATGAAGAGTCACATCCGACAGTCGTCTCCAGCCTTGACAATGATGGCTCCGAAAAAAGGGACGGACAAAATTTCACCCGTATTTTTGTAGGCGACATCGCTATTCTAGTTCCGGTTGACGACATTGAAGTTTGTGATTCTCTCACAAATGAATTACGTGACACTAATTCGGATAGGCAAGGCGAGCTCGAAGAAACTAGTGTTGCTGACAATGTTAGAAGCCGGGATGCATCCTCCGTATGCTCAGGACCGTCAACTGTTGCTGTGAAACCTGTACAAATGGAAACTACGATTCTGTGTGAATCTAATTCAACTTCTCCACCATCACCTCGCGGAACTCTCTCAACTCGCCATGAAGACTCAGCCCATCTTGACAGTATTCCCCAGCATACTGAAGTGGTTGATATGGAGCAAGATCAGAGTTCTAAGTGTGAGGAGACTCTTGTACTGGCTTCAGGCTGTGACGGTAATCATAGCCAGATGGAACctgaatttaaaacaatagtATCAAGCGAAAGGAATTGTTCTAAAGGCTCCAGTGAAGAGGCCGGGGTATGCGGCGACGACAAAAGCGACATTACTGATAAGACCACTTCAAATGGTAACGAGGCCGTGTTTGCCATAGAGGAAACCAGAAACCAAGTTGAAAGGAATGATCTCAGTGTGACCGTTGCTACTGTCCAAGTTCAAGCACTCCAAGTGGAGATTGAGGCAAATCACCCAGAGTCGGTGACTGGGGAGAATGGCTGCAAAAGTGGTCCGTACAAAGAGCTGGAACAAACGCCACTTGCTTCTCTGTCGGACGATTCCTTAGACCATGTATCGTCTGGACGATTTGTGATGAGTGAAGGATTTGCTTGTCAGGACATTAATACAGATGAAGTAGACGAAAATCGTCGTGATCTACAGGCTGAACTTTCATCAGATACCAGTAGTACAAGTGACGAGTCTTCAGTGGATACATTTTCACGTCAACCTCCACTCGGTGCGGAGCGAGGGTTTACACCCGACACAGTGCAACAGTATCCTCATCAAACGGCGTGGGTCGAGAGCATGAATGAAGGAGTACATCCGATGCCTTATGCTGCAGGTGTGAATTATCCTCATGGATCTTTTCCACCTTATGCTAACCCGTATGGAACATTTTATCAACCACAACAGGCCCTTCCTCTTTTCAAGCCTTATTTCCCATCATTTGGCTACCCCAATCAGATTCGACCAATGGTTTCACCCCACGTTTTGCAGTCCCAGTCACAGATATTCCTGCCACCATACCACCAGTACAGAAATCAAGTGATGATGCC encodes the following:
- the LOC140945453 gene encoding uncharacterized protein, producing the protein MAEMTKEGAKLHPLVIFYDSEAAYGNVYRGDIIEIAARCHPDVVKGSFQTLINTNQPLCAFATKECAISKEDLKDQPFFQDVLNEFLFWIDAMVKLAKKKHGKSFVPVLCAHHGYQFDFLILLSNMERSGIHHTILSKHNVHFADSLLFCSELKESGEKLLNRTKLSLDGLFRKFFPGKRFKDRHRAMGDVDAMVDIFTHTPLKKLLHNMKYSSTKDRLEYYISQSGLKQQQAILEENFCKLDACSKNMAIKKLLKEGVTYNSLRTIFEECCSFLDFFETMKSYGIERKVAKVMALHFSGKGFHNQGAKPYSKLHEEKTIADESTEDQSSGDHSVQQKNSECVQQVKLATEESRPESKSCDQAAGGGEDWERAAATAKRQNFTLKCTTSTPLSLMDEDFSSTSVAKTTKELSPKERRQKPSANTGSKVTHSPSEASECRKSDSIGKKPQSNVAEAEVRTRSSTPKSRTKSREKRRGTLNKPVKSNKRDPRAKRETVDLSKESTKELMKGKKTKSKGRPQETPGDKKTKPIVSDISSNDFEAVAEIKQKSQGPSCDLSPSSDQDSTVKLDEESHPTVVSSLDNDGSEKRDGQNFTRIFVGDIAILVPVDDIEVCDSLTNELRDTNSDRQGELEETSVADNVRSRDASSVCSGPSTVAVKPVQMETTILCESNSTSPPSPRGTLSTRHEDSAHLDSIPQHTEVVDMEQDQSSKCEETLVLASGCDGNHSQMEPEFKTIVSSERNCSKGSSEEAGVCGDDKSDITDKTTSNGNEAVFAIEETRNQVERNDLSVTVATVQVQALQVEIEANHPESVTGENGCKSGPYKELEQTPLASLSDDSLDHVSSGRFVMSEGFACQDINTDEVDENRRDLQAELSSDTSSTSDESSVDTFSRQPPLGAERGFTPDTVQQYPHQTAWVESMNEGVHPMPYAAGVNYPHGSFPPYANPYGTFYQPQQALPLFKPYFPSFGYPNQIRPMVSPHVLQSQSQIFLPPYHQYRNQVMMPGAVQQVTGFPSAAVQPSQFRPQVYQVLQGPSGYTYPPVPFYGNPSQQAQESASLLFDAESTQPQHILAHASPTPEFASPTMGEEKDESGSELSLSTSSGSPFEIITLPASDSFRPLCDYSTLREESFSGQLEPEFENSLLVANEGCDVAQVLNSGVKEMANDNDKYVDNTKDSGYSKQSKEYSSQPLPQDKVDSVHKQITILSRDESIVAMEKRLSPDGSCVDTGGVDFVSDTIFVQKVGSGLEEKTACQRTLQDQSQNNGDYRPSSESVKPKCPSPKPQRIKGNLSRRNKPAISQPVSGQNAGGGSGDITFVSDPASVRESLPPKTLDQNRSESAVTYGKKTKTTRSPKTVRFSNEPAEHESTYGNSRATADDNTQSSCSRGQRTESLRMDERDASRLLEGRSQRHTKERTLGTESTPVYDKRNSRKRINNRRRRPYGEKNRPPKHPPSAVKAETDAKIDPNNNRG